The proteins below come from a single Acidobacteriota bacterium genomic window:
- a CDS encoding zinc-ribbon domain containing protein, giving the protein MEEIKEYEDKSIQCVECGSDFVFTAGEQLFFADKGLKNTPKRCKCCKIKKNERFNALLSAMSTDGSRPRIQVAVECAQCSVKTTVPFLPTQGRPVYCRDCFLKMQPVELTPVAQLATHPAA; this is encoded by the coding sequence ATGGAAGAGATCAAAGAGTACGAAGATAAATCAATTCAGTGCGTCGAATGTGGAAGTGATTTTGTATTTACGGCTGGTGAGCAATTGTTTTTTGCGGATAAAGGACTGAAAAATACCCCCAAACGCTGCAAGTGTTGCAAAATCAAGAAAAACGAACGCTTTAATGCCTTGCTTTCCGCCATGAGCACCGATGGTAGCCGTCCTCGGATTCAGGTGGCGGTCGAATGTGCTCAATGCAGTGTCAAAACGACGGTTCCCTTCCTGCCAACGCAGGGCCGTCCCGTTTATTGCCGTGACTGTTTTTTGAAGATGCAACCGGTCGAACTGACCCCAGTTGCGCAGTTAGCCACCCATCCTGCGGCATAA
- a CDS encoding HAMP domain-containing protein, protein MSWSIRTKLTLWYLSIVGAALLILGGVLYFFLSQTFLNLVDSSLQFHVQALAANASGNPTVENDTEFAESPAVPASPESGGLVLPPQLIQFVDETGNVSQQVLEQSEQTLLGKSPSRPLGNWRQAGRLSTPYFETIELDRGHRLRLATLAVRSEGQLELFITVGQELDGLIRLQNTVLEVVGVSIPIILVLLGSGGWLLVRQTLRPVDQLTRAAQRIGEGNLRELVQTPKTGDELARLAETFNQMITRLNVAFERQRQFTADASHEFRTPLAIMRSELELALQRERPAEDYQQTLESLLEETRRLNKLVDDLLTLARSDSGELALESSPIDLGVLCEEVIDAFTPLAELREQQLRRIVPDGKALVPGDRQWLRRLLLNLLDNALKYTPPGGQIELKVEVMPEDTLHQPRIRVVICDTGPGIPKEDRERIFDRFYRHCHTGSNEQGGFGLGLSICRWIAQAHHGTLKLLESEHGAVFEVVLPGMKNPSSG, encoded by the coding sequence ATGTCCTGGTCTATCCGAACCAAACTCACCCTCTGGTATTTGAGCATTGTCGGAGCGGCGCTGCTGATCCTGGGAGGTGTGCTCTATTTTTTCCTCTCACAAACATTTCTGAATCTGGTTGATTCATCGCTTCAATTTCATGTTCAAGCCCTGGCGGCAAATGCCAGCGGTAACCCGACCGTGGAAAATGATACTGAGTTTGCTGAGTCACCGGCTGTTCCCGCATCCCCCGAATCTGGTGGGCTGGTGCTCCCGCCACAATTGATTCAGTTTGTAGATGAAACCGGAAATGTGTCGCAACAGGTGCTGGAGCAGTCAGAACAGACGTTGCTTGGCAAATCACCCTCCCGACCCCTTGGTAACTGGCGGCAGGCGGGTCGGCTTTCAACTCCGTATTTTGAAACGATTGAACTGGATCGCGGTCATCGCCTGCGATTGGCAACGTTGGCTGTTCGGAGCGAAGGCCAGTTGGAATTATTTATTACGGTTGGGCAGGAGCTAGATGGGTTGATCCGGCTCCAGAACACGGTTTTAGAAGTTGTCGGCGTCAGTATCCCGATTATTCTGGTGTTGTTGGGGAGTGGTGGGTGGCTGCTTGTGAGGCAGACGCTCAGGCCGGTTGATCAGTTGACCCGTGCCGCTCAACGAATTGGGGAAGGGAACCTGCGGGAACTGGTTCAGACGCCGAAAACAGGCGATGAACTGGCGCGCCTGGCCGAAACATTTAATCAGATGATCACCCGACTCAACGTTGCTTTTGAACGACAGCGTCAATTTACGGCGGATGCGTCACACGAATTTCGCACGCCGTTGGCGATTATGCGGAGCGAACTTGAACTTGCCTTGCAGCGAGAACGACCGGCGGAAGATTACCAGCAAACCCTTGAAAGCCTGCTTGAAGAAACTCGGCGATTAAACAAACTGGTTGATGATCTGTTGACACTGGCCAGATCAGATAGTGGCGAGCTGGCGTTGGAATCAAGTCCCATTGATTTGGGAGTGCTCTGTGAAGAAGTTATTGATGCCTTCACGCCGCTGGCGGAACTTCGCGAACAACAGTTACGCCGGATCGTGCCCGACGGAAAAGCCCTGGTTCCTGGAGACCGTCAGTGGTTACGGAGATTGCTCCTCAATTTGCTGGATAATGCCCTCAAATACACTCCTCCTGGTGGGCAAATCGAACTCAAGGTTGAGGTTATGCCTGAAGATACATTGCATCAACCACGGATTCGGGTGGTGATTTGTGATACAGGACCTGGTATTCCAAAGGAAGATCGGGAACGAATCTTTGACCGGTTTTATCGTCATTGCCATACTGGAAGCAACGAACAAGGCGGGTTTGGATTAGGGTTGTCTATTTGTCGGTGGATTGCTCAAGCCCATCATGGAACCTTGAAATTATTGGAAAGTGAACACGGGGCGGTTTTCGAGGTAGTACTTCCAGGAATGAAGAACCCATCTAGTGGTTAG
- a CDS encoding PAS domain-containing protein has translation MESPPNQYSPALMQAVLGSLREGILVIDQDTNIVLYNQAASEIFKLRLQDASGRLLRLVDATRNKTIHQGFRKVLQDGTPFEGEVEFLNSQTRTYSFRATPLLLAPGNTVNGAIGVFSDISQLVKLERVRREFFANLSHELRTPLTSILVYVETLLDGAIYDIDYNVEFLQIINKHGKRMLNLVKDIADLSAIEGGEVSITLTDVDLKAFVENLATLVSAEVEEQNLTFTNAVPAGIRVFADTKSLEQVLMNLIVNAIRFNRPKGSITLSARLEDPEHVVITVKDTGIGMDAHHLPRIFERLYRVDKSRSQETGGTGLGLAIVKHLVHTNHGDISVESTPNEGTSFHIKLLCPPQA, from the coding sequence ATGGAATCGCCACCAAACCAGTATTCACCAGCCTTAATGCAGGCGGTGCTCGGGTCACTTCGCGAAGGCATTCTGGTTATTGACCAGGATACCAATATTGTTCTCTATAACCAGGCGGCCTCTGAGATTTTTAAACTCCGGTTGCAGGATGCGTCCGGGCGGCTCCTCCGCCTGGTTGATGCCACCCGCAACAAAACCATTCATCAGGGGTTTCGCAAGGTTCTTCAGGATGGCACCCCGTTTGAAGGTGAAGTCGAATTTCTCAACAGCCAGACCCGCACATATAGCTTTCGAGCAACTCCACTGTTATTAGCCCCAGGAAATACAGTAAACGGCGCCATTGGTGTATTTTCCGATATTTCCCAGTTGGTGAAATTAGAACGTGTCCGACGCGAATTTTTTGCCAATCTGTCACACGAACTGCGCACTCCGTTGACTTCCATTCTGGTGTATGTGGAAACACTCCTCGATGGGGCGATTTATGACATTGATTACAATGTCGAGTTTCTTCAGATCATCAACAAGCACGGCAAACGCATGTTGAATCTGGTCAAAGATATTGCCGATCTTTCGGCGATTGAAGGTGGCGAGGTTTCAATTACATTGACGGATGTTGATCTCAAAGCTTTTGTCGAAAATCTGGCCACACTGGTTTCCGCCGAAGTTGAGGAACAAAATTTGACGTTCACCAACGCTGTACCTGCCGGTATTCGAGTCTTTGCCGATACCAAAAGCCTGGAACAAGTTCTGATGAATCTCATTGTGAATGCCATCCGGTTTAATCGTCCGAAAGGAAGCATCACCCTGAGTGCCCGGTTGGAAGACCCGGAGCATGTGGTCATCACTGTGAAGGATACCGGGATTGGGATGGACGCCCACCATCTGCCCAGGATTTTTGAGCGCCTGTACCGGGTTGATAAATCACGTTCACAGGAAACTGGTGGTACGGGGCTGGGGCTGGCAATTGTGAAACACCTGGTTCACACCAACCATGGCGACATCTCGGTCGAAAGCACTCCCAACGAAGGAACTTCATTTCATATCAAGTTGTTGTGCCCGCCACAGGCGTGA
- a CDS encoding FHA domain-containing protein — MAFKDIIGKLRGWIDDEEDVEVAEKRRAPSRWEEFLVTVARGIEEVMQAEMFTPPGEPTYIPPEYIVFLSKEDDADWQGEKRRGFERGLHTVIAERARELVGSGRLQTQTIALELRVDPNLEKGKFRVQPVWDSTPEMTQVKPRTPPKPAPAPPSPTIPKTDALDEGATVVKPRGQPAGLVDDEATVVRPRTALFSITVLHAGHHQSSTPCYKTKVGIGRGSQEDVRLTGDMEISRSHLELERTDDGRFYITCLGRNPVIIGGKEVQTDKRAEVTPGEPIYLCSFTLQIDLPATQPLKN, encoded by the coding sequence ATGGCATTCAAAGACATCATTGGCAAATTGCGTGGCTGGATTGACGATGAAGAAGACGTCGAGGTAGCAGAGAAACGCCGGGCACCAAGCCGGTGGGAAGAATTCCTGGTCACGGTGGCGCGTGGCATCGAAGAAGTCATGCAGGCTGAGATGTTTACGCCGCCGGGGGAACCAACCTACATTCCACCGGAATACATCGTGTTTTTGAGCAAGGAAGATGATGCCGACTGGCAAGGCGAAAAACGCCGTGGGTTCGAACGTGGCCTGCACACCGTGATTGCCGAACGGGCTCGCGAACTGGTCGGAAGTGGTCGGCTCCAAACTCAAACCATCGCGCTTGAATTGCGAGTTGATCCAAATCTGGAAAAGGGGAAATTTCGCGTCCAGCCCGTCTGGGATTCAACTCCGGAAATGACCCAGGTCAAACCTCGGACACCACCGAAACCGGCACCAGCACCGCCTTCCCCGACTATTCCAAAAACCGACGCCCTCGATGAAGGTGCCACCGTAGTCAAGCCCCGAGGACAACCGGCTGGGTTGGTGGATGATGAAGCCACGGTTGTCCGTCCTCGGACAGCGCTTTTTTCAATCACGGTGCTCCACGCCGGACACCACCAGTCATCAACTCCGTGTTATAAAACTAAAGTCGGAATTGGGCGTGGATCACAAGAAGATGTTCGGTTGACTGGAGATATGGAGATTAGCCGCTCACACCTGGAATTAGAGCGCACTGACGATGGCAGGTTTTATATCACCTGTTTAGGCCGCAACCCGGTGATTATTGGCGGAAAAGAAGTTCAAACTGATAAGCGGGCTGAAGTAACTCCGGGTGAGCCAATTTACCTGTGTAGCTTTACCCTGCAGATTGATCTGCCGGCAACCCAGCCGCTCAAGAATTAA
- a CDS encoding SPFH/Band 7/PHB domain protein, which translates to MEGLLLFFLAIIVIGILVTLAKSVYIVPQMSVMIIERLGTFQKLADSGLHLVMPFIERPRGMYWAGFRPGVTLIDLREQFTDLPMQPVITRDNVTVGVDSVIYWQVTDPVKAVYEVADLTGGIMQLTTTALRNVMGEMDLDHTLSSRDTINNRLRMVMDDATHKWGVKVTRVEVRNINPPDDVRITMEKQMTAERNRRAVVLQAEGEKQAAITRAEGEKQASITRAEGDKQMQILRAEGAAQARLRAVEAEAEALRQVASALGGQSNPAQYLIMGRYIESLREMSAGQNSKVIFMPVETSQLFSSIGAFKELFQETQPQEGTAIPTQQILPPARTKQLVER; encoded by the coding sequence ATGGAAGGACTGCTTCTGTTTTTCCTCGCAATTATTGTCATTGGCATTTTGGTAACTCTTGCTAAGTCAGTATATATCGTCCCGCAGATGAGTGTGATGATCATTGAGCGGTTGGGAACATTCCAAAAGCTGGCTGATAGTGGTCTGCATCTGGTCATGCCGTTTATCGAACGACCTCGGGGGATGTACTGGGCGGGATTCCGACCTGGAGTGACACTGATTGATTTGCGCGAACAATTCACCGATCTCCCCATGCAGCCCGTCATCACTCGCGACAACGTCACCGTTGGGGTTGATTCAGTGATTTACTGGCAGGTGACCGACCCGGTCAAAGCCGTATATGAAGTCGCGGATTTGACCGGCGGCATTATGCAGCTCACCACCACGGCCTTGCGCAATGTGATGGGAGAAATGGATCTGGATCATACCCTTTCATCGCGTGACACCATCAATAACCGGCTGCGCATGGTAATGGACGATGCCACCCACAAATGGGGCGTCAAAGTGACACGGGTGGAAGTCCGCAATATCAATCCGCCAGATGATGTCCGCATCACCATGGAAAAACAAATGACGGCTGAACGAAACCGGCGTGCCGTTGTGCTCCAGGCCGAAGGTGAAAAACAGGCGGCCATTACCCGTGCCGAAGGTGAGAAACAGGCGTCAATTACCCGCGCTGAAGGCGACAAACAAATGCAGATTCTACGGGCTGAAGGGGCCGCCCAGGCCCGGTTGCGTGCGGTTGAAGCCGAAGCCGAGGCGTTACGTCAGGTGGCGAGTGCCCTGGGCGGTCAGTCAAACCCGGCGCAATATCTGATTATGGGGCGCTATATCGAATCCCTGCGTGAAATGTCAGCCGGTCAAAACAGCAAAGTCATCTTTATGCCGGTTGAGACATCACAGTTGTTTTCCTCAATCGGTGCCTTTAAAGAACTGTTTCAAGAGACTCAGCCACAAGAAGGAACAGCTATTCCTACCCAGCAAATTTTGCCTCCGGCGCGGACCAAGCAACTGGTTGAGCGATAA
- a CDS encoding IscS subfamily cysteine desulfurase has product MTPKIYLDNAATTAVAPEVVEAMLPYLTQAFGNASSVHSFGQEARAAIERARRQVAILIGAAESSEIIFLSGGTEANNLAIRGIAESYGRPGQHIITTVFEHPAVLGPCAALENRGFRVTRLPVYEHGLIRLEDVRAALTDDTILMTIMMANNEVGTLQPVAEIGKLVREAQEHRPHLYFHVDAVQAAGKVPIDVKELGVDLLSLSGHKIHAPKGVGALYLRKGVRLAAQQLGGHHERDRRAGTENVAGIVACGKAAELASRQAAEITEVTCLRDHLEQSLIEKIPGLQVNGDPNSRLPNLINLSFDTIDAESLLIALDLKGIAVSTGAACSSGSTEPSHVLAAMGFSRERVRSSLRFSLSRYTTSAEIDRVIEVLPELVERQRQKARGAK; this is encoded by the coding sequence ATGACCCCAAAAATTTATCTTGATAATGCAGCCACGACTGCCGTGGCCCCTGAAGTTGTCGAAGCGATGCTGCCGTATCTGACCCAGGCGTTTGGGAACGCATCATCAGTGCATTCATTTGGTCAGGAAGCCCGTGCGGCGATTGAGCGGGCAAGGCGGCAGGTCGCGATACTGATCGGTGCGGCTGAAAGTTCTGAAATCATCTTTTTAAGTGGTGGCACTGAAGCCAATAATCTGGCAATTCGGGGAATTGCGGAAAGTTATGGTAGACCCGGACAACATATCATTACCACGGTTTTTGAACACCCTGCCGTGCTTGGCCCCTGTGCGGCACTGGAAAACCGAGGGTTTCGGGTGACGCGGCTTCCAGTGTATGAACATGGACTGATTCGGCTGGAGGATGTTCGGGCGGCACTCACCGATGACACCATTCTAATGACTATCATGATGGCCAATAATGAAGTCGGAACCCTGCAACCTGTTGCGGAGATTGGAAAACTGGTTCGCGAAGCACAGGAACACCGCCCTCACCTGTATTTCCATGTGGATGCCGTTCAGGCGGCTGGAAAAGTACCGATTGACGTGAAAGAACTCGGTGTGGATCTGCTCTCACTTTCAGGCCATAAAATCCATGCACCGAAAGGCGTTGGCGCGCTATACCTGCGAAAAGGCGTGCGACTCGCGGCTCAACAACTGGGTGGTCATCACGAACGGGATCGCCGGGCCGGAACTGAAAACGTGGCCGGAATCGTCGCATGTGGGAAAGCTGCGGAACTGGCTTCCCGGCAAGCCGCTGAAATAACTGAAGTTACTTGCCTGCGTGATCATCTGGAACAATCTCTGATCGAAAAAATCCCTGGGCTTCAGGTCAATGGTGATCCCAATTCACGCCTGCCAAATCTGATCAATCTGAGCTTTGACACGATTGATGCCGAAAGTTTATTGATCGCGCTTGATTTAAAAGGAATTGCGGTTTCGACCGGGGCCGCCTGTTCGTCAGGATCAACCGAACCGAGCCACGTGTTGGCCGCGATGGGATTTTCCAGGGAACGGGTCCGGAGCAGCCTTCGATTCAGCCTGAGCCGCTACACGACATCAGCGGAAATTGACCGCGTGATTGAAGTTTTGCCGGAACTTGTTGAACGTCAACGCCAAAAGGCGAGAGGTGCGAAGTAG
- a CDS encoding NfeD family protein: MEYLWVVWALLAVAFIVAEIFTTGFVLLWFGIGAILAALLALAGVGGLGLQTLVFLFTSIVLTAASRTIFLKYLVTDTDRSSLRVGTGSLPGQRGVVVTPSQGALREGEIKVYGSIWKAIPEEDIDLLQEGEEVEIARVDGNSLYVRKPRREPSWRELEK, encoded by the coding sequence ATGGAATATTTATGGGTGGTTTGGGCACTTCTGGCCGTCGCCTTTATTGTGGCTGAGATCTTTACCACAGGGTTTGTGCTGCTCTGGTTTGGAATTGGGGCGATTCTGGCTGCGCTCCTGGCACTGGCAGGAGTTGGTGGTCTTGGGTTGCAAACCCTTGTTTTCTTATTTACCTCCATTGTCTTGACGGCAGCTTCGCGCACGATCTTTTTGAAATATCTGGTTACGGATACTGATCGCTCTTCGCTCAGAGTTGGCACGGGTAGTTTACCTGGCCAGCGTGGAGTGGTGGTGACGCCCAGTCAGGGGGCCCTCAGAGAAGGGGAAATCAAGGTCTACGGCTCGATTTGGAAGGCGATCCCTGAAGAGGACATTGATCTCCTCCAGGAAGGTGAAGAGGTCGAGATTGCTCGTGTGGACGGCAATAGTCTCTATGTGCGCAAGCCCCGTCGTGAACCATCGTGGCGCGAGTTGGAAAAATAA
- a CDS encoding response regulator transcription factor, protein MKKNIVVIEDDLDIAQSIRYNLEREGGFQVRIASTGETGLRSVLEHPPSLIILDINLPLMNGFEICRRLRREETTSQIPIIMLTARMDETDKVHGLSLGADDYITKPFSVRELIARVYAVLRRSEGESTAPVYDDGTLFIDYAHFIVRCSGQEVNLTRKEFGLLKLLAQSKGRVLTREYLLDRVWGIDYDGETRTLDVHIRRLRQKLGIEGYIETAVGIGYRFVEVRKPIVAAT, encoded by the coding sequence ATGAAAAAAAACATTGTTGTCATTGAAGATGACCTGGATATAGCTCAATCCATTCGGTATAACCTGGAACGAGAAGGCGGGTTTCAGGTACGAATTGCTTCAACCGGGGAAACCGGGTTACGGAGCGTGCTGGAGCATCCACCCAGCCTGATCATTCTCGACATCAACCTGCCTTTGATGAACGGCTTTGAAATCTGCCGCCGGTTGCGCCGCGAAGAAACGACCTCCCAAATTCCAATCATTATGTTGACAGCCCGCATGGACGAAACCGACAAGGTGCATGGGCTCAGTCTTGGGGCGGATGATTACATCACCAAACCATTCAGTGTCCGTGAGTTGATCGCCCGTGTCTATGCCGTCTTACGCCGAAGCGAAGGTGAATCCACCGCACCAGTCTACGACGATGGAACGCTCTTTATTGATTACGCGCATTTCATTGTCCGGTGTAGTGGACAGGAAGTTAATTTGACACGCAAGGAATTTGGATTGTTGAAGTTGCTGGCTCAAAGCAAAGGTCGTGTCCTGACGCGTGAATATCTGTTGGATCGCGTCTGGGGGATTGACTACGACGGCGAAACCCGAACCCTGGATGTTCACATCCGACGGTTGCGACAAAAGCTGGGCATTGAAGGCTATATTGAAACGGCAGTTGGGATTGGCTATCGCTTTGTTGAAGTTCGCAAGCCAATCGTCGCCGCAACCTGA
- a CDS encoding Uma2 family endonuclease — MSILAHKEPAEIIYPESDGKPMAENDVQYRWIVTIKENLNAMLPDYVASDLFWYPVEANSYIVQAPDVMVAFGRPKGDRGSYRQWEENNVAPAVVFEILSPSNTYLEMQKKRLFYEQYGVEEYYVYNPQGNVLEVWVRRDNRLHLQPNPDGWVSPRLGIRFEVNHPQLVLYRPDGERFLTVQELFLERDQARHEKEQAVQMAETERQRAELLAERLRALGVDPDQM, encoded by the coding sequence ATGTCCATTCTCGCCCACAAAGAACCTGCGGAAATAATCTACCCAGAAAGTGATGGGAAACCAATGGCCGAAAACGATGTGCAATATCGGTGGATTGTCACGATCAAGGAAAACCTCAATGCGATGCTGCCCGATTATGTCGCCAGCGATTTGTTTTGGTATCCGGTTGAGGCGAATTCTTACATCGTCCAGGCTCCAGATGTCATGGTTGCATTCGGACGCCCCAAAGGAGACCGGGGAAGCTATCGTCAATGGGAAGAAAATAACGTTGCCCCAGCCGTTGTGTTTGAGATCCTTTCGCCGAGCAATACTTACCTTGAGATGCAGAAAAAGCGATTGTTTTATGAGCAGTATGGAGTTGAGGAATATTATGTCTACAATCCACAGGGAAATGTGCTCGAAGTCTGGGTTCGACGTGATAACCGGCTTCATTTGCAGCCAAACCCTGACGGTTGGGTGAGTCCACGGTTGGGGATCCGATTTGAGGTAAATCACCCGCAACTTGTTTTGTACCGACCAGATGGCGAACGGTTTTTGACGGTTCAGGAACTTTTTCTTGAGCGTGATCAAGCCCGACACGAGAAAGAACAGGCGGTTCAGATGGCTGAAACTGAACGACAACGGGCTGAGCTATTAGCTGAACGACTGCGCGCGTTAGGTGTTGATCCTGATCAAATGTGA
- the phoU gene encoding phosphate signaling complex protein PhoU codes for MNTYVTQAELNQLRDKFLLFGGQAEVAIAQATQALVHRDSGLARLVIDEDDEIDTIESEIDQMCVDLLRFRNSSDDDLRFIVSIVRATPMVERIADHAVNIARHTLKLNNEPQLKPYIDLPRMADIVHHMLIDALDAMAQHDAKRARSIILNDKEVDRLYRRIFDELLLFMSNDASCVVRAAELLFVIKHLERIADYVTNICEQVVYMVEGSNIKHCNNLRLSGDESENSGLNLAW; via the coding sequence ATGAATACCTACGTGACGCAAGCCGAATTAAACCAGTTGCGCGATAAGTTTCTTCTGTTTGGCGGCCAGGCTGAAGTGGCTATTGCCCAGGCCACGCAGGCACTTGTTCATCGAGATTCTGGACTGGCCCGACTGGTGATTGATGAAGATGACGAAATTGACACCATCGAATCCGAAATTGATCAGATGTGTGTTGACCTGTTGCGGTTTCGGAATTCTTCGGATGATGATTTACGGTTCATCGTGAGTATTGTCCGGGCGACACCAATGGTGGAAAGAATCGCCGATCATGCCGTCAATATCGCCCGGCATACGCTCAAGCTCAACAATGAGCCTCAACTCAAGCCCTATATTGATCTCCCCCGTATGGCTGACATCGTTCACCACATGCTGATTGATGCCCTGGATGCGATGGCCCAACACGATGCGAAACGGGCGCGAAGTATCATTTTGAATGACAAGGAAGTTGATCGGCTCTATCGCCGCATTTTTGATGAACTCCTGCTGTTTATGTCTAACGATGCTTCCTGTGTCGTCCGGGCGGCTGAACTGCTGTTTGTGATCAAGCATCTGGAGCGCATTGCCGACTATGTCACCAACATCTGTGAACAGGTGGTGTATATGGTCGAAGGCAGCAACATCAAGCATTGCAATAATCTTCGACTCTCTGGGGATGAGTCGGAAAACAGCGGATTGAACCTGGCCTGGTAA
- a CDS encoding DUF1343 domain-containing protein, translating to MQTGLERIFDHHLDWLRGKRVGLIVHPASVDLCYQHAADLFHARPEFELTALFGPQHGIRGETQDNMIEWEGWPKDSRIGAPVYSLYGKARKPTPEMLENVDVLVFDVQDVGTRVYTFIYTMALAMETAKEKGIPFVVLDRPNPINGRDLEGPILDPAYASFVGMYPIPMRHGMTIGELARLFNHIGNIGCELYVSEMAGWNRTLWIDKTWQPWVMPSPNMPTLDTATVYPGMVMFEGTNVSEGRGTTRPFEIIGAPFIDPYQLTDHLNSLGLAGAYFRPMFFQPTFHKFVGEICGGLQIHIQNRASLRSFQIAVEILKALHRFYPEHFAWRQSPYEYVFDKCAFDIIVGNNTLRQQIEANLPWEEISATWQDEVETFIELRREFLLYE from the coding sequence ATGCAAACTGGACTTGAACGAATTTTTGACCATCATCTGGACTGGTTGCGTGGAAAACGCGTTGGATTGATTGTCCATCCGGCGTCGGTTGACCTGTGTTACCAGCACGCGGCTGACCTCTTTCACGCCCGCCCGGAATTTGAACTTACGGCGCTGTTTGGCCCCCAACACGGTATTCGTGGTGAAACCCAGGACAACATGATCGAATGGGAAGGCTGGCCGAAAGACAGCCGAATTGGTGCTCCGGTCTATAGTCTGTATGGGAAAGCGCGCAAACCAACACCGGAAATGCTTGAGAATGTAGATGTTCTGGTGTTTGACGTTCAGGATGTCGGCACGCGGGTCTATACGTTTATCTACACCATGGCCCTGGCCATGGAAACCGCGAAGGAAAAAGGAATTCCCTTTGTCGTCCTTGACCGCCCCAACCCAATCAATGGACGCGACCTCGAAGGACCAATCCTGGATCCAGCCTACGCCTCATTTGTCGGGATGTATCCGATTCCCATGCGCCACGGCATGACGATTGGAGAACTGGCACGACTCTTTAACCACATCGGCAACATTGGGTGTGAACTCTATGTCTCTGAAATGGCTGGTTGGAATCGAACACTCTGGATTGATAAAACCTGGCAGCCGTGGGTGATGCCCTCCCCCAATATGCCAACCCTTGATACAGCAACGGTTTACCCAGGTATGGTGATGTTTGAAGGCACCAATGTTTCTGAAGGTCGTGGCACAACCCGCCCCTTTGAAATCATTGGAGCGCCGTTTATTGATCCGTATCAACTCACTGACCATCTGAATTCGCTGGGGTTGGCCGGTGCTTACTTCCGCCCGATGTTTTTCCAGCCGACGTTTCACAAATTTGTTGGTGAAATCTGCGGTGGACTGCAGATTCACATTCAGAATCGGGCCAGCTTGCGGTCGTTTCAGATTGCAGTTGAAATCCTCAAAGCCCTGCATCGCTTTTATCCGGAACACTTTGCGTGGCGACAATCGCCCTACGAGTATGTTTTTGACAAGTGCGCCTTTGACATCATCGTGGGAAACAACACGCTCCGACAGCAAATTGAAGCCAATCTTCCCTGGGAAGAAATCAGCGCGACGTGGCAGGATGAAGTGGAAACGTTTATTGAACTGCGGCGGGAATTTCTTTTATATGAATAA